Proteins encoded within one genomic window of Chelatococcus sp. HY11:
- a CDS encoding sugar phosphate isomerase/epimerase and 4-hydroxyphenylpyruvate domain-containing protein: protein MIPSIATVCVSGTLQEKLEAIAAAGFRAVEIFENDLIAFPGSPTEVRRICADLGLAIATCQPFRDFEGMPDARRTRTFDRAERKFDLLQELGTDLLFVCSSVSPESLGGIDRLAQDFAELGERASRRNLRIGFEALAWGRHVWDYRDAWEIVRRANRDNIGVVLDSFHILSRGLDLTAMTTIPPDKIAMVQMADAPRLQMDHLSWSRHWRCLPGQGDLDLAGFMNALATTGYDGILSLEIFNDRFRAGSARSVALDGHRSLIWLLDDTSRKLDHAVPGAVPMPPPLSVEAVEFIEFAVAEALRPTFEGLLTALGFVHAGAHRSKDVGLWRQGDIRIVLNSDVEGFAHSYQITHGTSVCAIALRVADAQATIQRATALLDTPHAGAAGPGELDIPAVRGLGGSLLYFLDNASALGRWADVDFAPTGETGAEVGLIAVDHISQSMHYEEMLTWVLFYSSLFDTTKAPSQAVIDPGGVVQSQVIESGLNGSVGRGLRLILNGSQSHRTLSARFITDFFGSGVQHIAFATADIQATVAALIANGVAMLPIPENYYDDLEARFELTADELSWLKALNILYDRDDAGAFYQAYTTTLDGGLFFEVVQRDGYGGYGAANAGIRLTAQARLARPATIPAPTRP, encoded by the coding sequence ATGATACCCTCTATAGCAACGGTCTGTGTATCCGGAACGCTTCAGGAGAAACTTGAGGCTATTGCGGCGGCGGGTTTTCGCGCTGTGGAAATATTCGAGAATGATCTCATCGCCTTTCCCGGCTCGCCGACGGAGGTGCGTCGGATATGCGCGGACCTCGGCCTCGCCATCGCGACCTGTCAGCCATTTCGCGATTTTGAGGGTATGCCGGACGCACGGCGCACCCGCACCTTCGATCGCGCGGAACGCAAGTTCGATCTCCTTCAGGAACTCGGCACAGATCTTCTCTTCGTCTGCTCCAGCGTCTCTCCCGAATCCCTTGGCGGGATAGACCGGCTCGCGCAGGATTTCGCCGAACTCGGGGAGCGGGCGTCCCGGCGCAATTTGCGGATCGGCTTTGAAGCCTTGGCATGGGGGCGGCACGTCTGGGACTACCGGGACGCCTGGGAGATCGTCCGCCGCGCCAACCGCGACAATATCGGCGTCGTTCTGGACAGCTTCCACATTCTGTCACGCGGTCTTGACCTCACGGCCATGACAACCATACCGCCGGACAAGATCGCGATGGTGCAGATGGCGGACGCGCCAAGGCTGCAGATGGACCATCTGTCGTGGAGCAGGCACTGGCGCTGCCTGCCGGGTCAGGGCGACCTTGACCTTGCCGGATTCATGAATGCGCTCGCCACAACGGGCTACGATGGCATTCTCTCGCTGGAGATTTTTAATGACCGGTTCCGCGCAGGATCAGCACGATCAGTGGCGTTGGATGGGCATCGCTCCCTCATATGGCTGCTGGATGATACATCGCGAAAGCTGGACCACGCTGTTCCTGGCGCGGTGCCGATGCCACCTCCCTTATCCGTGGAGGCGGTTGAATTCATTGAATTCGCAGTCGCCGAGGCACTGCGACCGACTTTTGAAGGACTGCTCACGGCGCTTGGATTCGTTCACGCCGGTGCCCACCGTTCCAAGGACGTCGGCCTGTGGCGGCAGGGTGATATCCGCATCGTGCTCAACAGCGACGTCGAGGGTTTTGCCCATAGCTACCAGATCACCCACGGTACGTCGGTATGCGCCATCGCTCTCAGAGTAGCGGACGCGCAAGCGACCATTCAGCGGGCGACGGCCCTGCTCGATACGCCGCACGCCGGCGCGGCGGGGCCTGGCGAGCTTGACATTCCAGCTGTGCGCGGCCTTGGCGGAAGTCTGCTCTATTTCCTCGACAACGCGTCCGCATTAGGGCGCTGGGCGGATGTGGACTTCGCGCCGACTGGCGAGACCGGAGCGGAGGTCGGGTTGATTGCCGTCGATCACATCTCGCAGAGTATGCACTATGAGGAAATGCTGACGTGGGTGTTGTTCTATTCTTCGCTCTTCGACACGACGAAAGCGCCGAGCCAAGCCGTGATTGATCCCGGCGGCGTGGTCCAGAGCCAGGTGATCGAAAGCGGCTTGAACGGCAGCGTGGGACGCGGCTTGCGTCTCATCCTCAATGGATCGCAAAGTCACAGGACATTGTCGGCGCGCTTCATCACGGACTTCTTCGGCTCTGGTGTGCAGCACATTGCTTTCGCAACGGCGGACATTCAGGCAACGGTTGCGGCTCTTATCGCCAACGGTGTCGCCATGCTGCCAATTCCCGAAAACTACTATGACGACCTTGAAGCACGATTCGAGCTCACAGCGGACGAGCTCAGCTGGCTGAAGGCGCTCAACATTCTTTATGATCGCGATGACGCGGGAGCATTCTATCAGGCCTACACGACAACCCTCGATGGCGGCTTGTTCTTCGAGGTCGTACAACGCGACGGATATGGCGGATACGGCGCCGCTAACGCCGGCATTCGCTTGACCGCGCAGGCACGCCTCGCACGCCCGGCGACCATTCCCGCACCAACGCGGCCCTAA
- a CDS encoding zinc-binding alcohol dehydrogenase family protein: MKSIVCRAPHDIAQEERSAPGDLAEGWVLLDVSYVGICGTDYHIYEGKHPFLEYPRVIGHEISGVVSRAHPSSGFVAGETVVVNPYLSCGVCGACRKGKPNCCERIEVLGVHRDGGMCEQIAVPSINLYHAGSLSPRDAAMVEFLAIGAHAVRRAGETKGAALVVGAGPIGLGVAIFARIAGLDVTVADVDVGRLAQAQAVLGEVRSVVVGDADALARVKALEAGGFDVVFDATGNATSIMAGFAFVAHGGTYVLVSVVKDDITFSDPEFHKREMALIGSRNATAVDFEHVIASIGRGAVPLDALATHETTLDTAATDLPRWAREREGLIKALVRI, from the coding sequence ATGAAATCAATTGTATGTCGCGCGCCCCATGATATCGCCCAGGAGGAGAGATCAGCTCCGGGGGACCTCGCGGAAGGTTGGGTCCTCCTTGACGTCAGTTACGTCGGCATTTGCGGCACGGACTACCACATCTATGAAGGGAAGCACCCTTTTCTGGAGTACCCGCGAGTGATTGGCCACGAGATTTCGGGCGTGGTTTCCAGGGCTCATCCATCTTCCGGTTTCGTCGCCGGGGAAACTGTGGTGGTTAATCCCTATTTGTCCTGCGGGGTTTGCGGCGCCTGTCGTAAGGGGAAGCCCAACTGTTGCGAGCGCATCGAGGTTCTTGGCGTGCATCGCGATGGCGGCATGTGCGAGCAGATCGCGGTTCCTTCCATCAATCTCTACCATGCTGGCAGCCTTTCTCCGCGCGATGCGGCCATGGTCGAGTTCCTGGCGATAGGTGCCCATGCGGTGCGTCGAGCCGGAGAGACGAAGGGGGCGGCACTCGTCGTCGGCGCGGGACCGATCGGCCTCGGCGTCGCGATCTTCGCGCGCATCGCCGGGTTGGACGTGACGGTCGCCGATGTCGACGTGGGGCGGCTCGCGCAGGCGCAAGCGGTTCTCGGGGAGGTGCGTTCGGTTGTCGTCGGCGACGCCGATGCCCTGGCGCGCGTGAAAGCTCTCGAGGCGGGCGGTTTCGATGTCGTTTTCGATGCGACCGGAAATGCCACGTCGATCATGGCCGGCTTTGCCTTCGTCGCTCATGGCGGAACCTACGTTCTTGTCAGTGTCGTTAAGGACGACATCACCTTTTCAGACCCGGAATTCCATAAGCGCGAGATGGCGTTGATCGGCAGTCGGAATGCCACCGCAGTTGATTTCGAGCATGTCATTGCGTCGATCGGCAGGGGAGCCGTGCCTTTGGACGCCCTCGCGACGCATGAGACGACGCTCGACACAGCGGCGACGGATCTGCCGCGATGGGCCCGCGAGAGGGAAGGACTGATCAAGGCCCTGGTCAGGATCTGA
- a CDS encoding extracellular solute-binding protein → MKGLNFRQRMIRAIACIAIIASCTSMVEAKSSDELASAAKAEGKLTFYASNHPDLTARLVKAFNATYPGISVEVVRLATGPLGKRYAAEAEAGNVTADLLQLADPLLIRDVAAKGYLSPVDNLTGFAAWPADYKNEFYVVGAISLMTISYNTDLVQGEEIPKAWTDLLHPRFKGQILMADIRHSPATLDWLVLMEKTYGPEFVDKLAAQDIRFVASTVPGTQLMSAGEAEILAPNQRQVTFPVIDKGGPVGDVLAEPTVAHESFVAISKGAKNPNAAKLFLEFMMTMEGQEALNMHVNSSALPDVPNTDKLPQSFRRADLENSIKERARLAAKFGLN, encoded by the coding sequence ATGAAGGGTCTCAATTTCCGGCAGCGAATGATCCGAGCCATCGCTTGCATCGCGATAATCGCCTCCTGTACCTCGATGGTCGAAGCCAAGTCGAGCGATGAACTCGCCTCGGCCGCGAAGGCTGAAGGAAAGTTGACGTTCTATGCGTCGAACCATCCCGATTTGACTGCAAGGTTGGTCAAAGCCTTCAATGCTACCTATCCGGGAATATCCGTTGAAGTTGTGCGACTGGCTACGGGCCCACTCGGCAAGCGCTATGCAGCCGAAGCGGAGGCAGGCAATGTCACCGCGGATCTGCTTCAACTCGCCGATCCATTGCTGATCCGTGACGTCGCTGCAAAAGGATATCTCAGCCCTGTCGACAATCTAACAGGATTTGCCGCATGGCCCGCCGATTACAAAAATGAATTTTATGTCGTCGGCGCCATCTCACTGATGACCATCAGCTACAATACGGATCTCGTCCAGGGCGAGGAGATACCGAAAGCTTGGACCGATCTGCTGCATCCACGCTTCAAGGGGCAGATTTTGATGGCCGACATACGGCACAGTCCCGCTACGCTCGACTGGTTGGTGCTCATGGAGAAGACGTACGGTCCGGAGTTCGTCGATAAGCTCGCCGCACAAGACATTCGTTTTGTCGCGAGCACGGTACCTGGAACACAGTTGATGTCAGCCGGTGAAGCTGAGATTCTCGCTCCCAATCAGCGACAGGTCACCTTTCCAGTTATCGACAAGGGGGGACCTGTTGGAGACGTTCTGGCTGAGCCCACGGTCGCTCACGAATCCTTTGTCGCAATTTCCAAGGGCGCCAAGAATCCGAACGCCGCCAAGCTCTTCCTTGAGTTCATGATGACCATGGAGGGACAGGAAGCGCTGAACATGCATGTCAATTCATCCGCCCTCCCCGACGTGCCGAACACCGACAAGCTGCCTCAATCGTTTCGGCGTGCTGATCTCGAAAACAGCATCAAGGAGCGCGCACGGTTGGCCGCCAAGTTTGGACTGAACTGA
- a CDS encoding shikimate dehydrogenase, whose translation MISGTTKLIAHLGHPTESFRAPMIYNPYFTRRGIDAVVVPMGVKAPDFPTFLKVFARLSNAHGALITMPHKVTAIGLVDEVMTTAAIAGACNAVRVESDGRLVAEMFDGEGFVRGVLKKGRAIVGARALIIGAGGVGSAIAASLAKAGVSEVALSDTQLPTAIALGERLRRHYPALVVSIGGNDPEGFDIIINATPLGMRAGDPLPVDVARIAPSAFVGEVVMKQDITPFLEAVRARGCAYQVGIDMLFEQIPAYLEFFGFPTTTSDDLRAVAHLAREEASS comes from the coding sequence TCAGGGCGCCGATGATCTACAATCCCTACTTCACGCGGCGGGGCATCGATGCGGTCGTGGTGCCGATGGGCGTGAAAGCGCCAGATTTTCCCACGTTCCTCAAGGTGTTCGCCCGGCTCTCCAATGCCCACGGTGCACTGATCACCATGCCACACAAGGTCACGGCGATCGGTCTTGTCGACGAGGTTATGACCACAGCAGCCATAGCCGGGGCCTGCAATGCCGTGAGGGTCGAGAGCGACGGACGTCTCGTCGCAGAGATGTTCGACGGGGAAGGCTTCGTCCGAGGGGTGTTGAAAAAGGGACGCGCGATCGTCGGCGCGCGGGCGCTGATCATTGGCGCAGGTGGTGTCGGTTCGGCGATCGCCGCTTCGCTCGCGAAAGCGGGAGTGAGCGAGGTCGCGCTGTCCGACACGCAGTTGCCGACGGCTATAGCCTTGGGCGAGCGGCTGCGCCGCCACTATCCCGCGCTGGTGGTGTCGATCGGCGGCAATGATCCGGAGGGCTTTGACATTATCATCAATGCGACGCCGCTCGGGATGAGGGCCGGCGACCCTCTGCCTGTCGACGTCGCGCGTATCGCGCCATCAGCCTTCGTCGGCGAGGTTGTCATGAAGCAGGACATCACGCCATTTCTTGAGGCCGTTCGCGCGCGCGGCTGCGCTTATCAGGTCGGAATCGACATGCTCTTCGAGCAGATCCCCGCCTATCTCGAATTTTTTGGCTTCCCAACAACAACATCAGATGACCTACGTGCGGTTGCCCACCTTGCACGGGAGGAGGCTTCATCATGA
- a CDS encoding iron ABC transporter permease → MVALSTFFVVYPLIIIIKRAFFGESGLDVEGIVQLITDPAVAEVILNTISVVGVSGVFALLVGALFAWLNERTDADAGWISELLPLIPLLIPTIACVIGWVTLLSPQAGLLNALLRDLFSLVGINIRRGPVNIFTYTGFVFVMFLYLLPFSYLIISAALRNLDPALEEAARITGASPLRTFWKVTLPSIRPALAASALVLIIQGVANFSVPIVLGTGAGIDVLSVRIYQLLYAYPPKVDLAIIMSLFMMITAQTALILQRWISSSGRFATIGGKGSAASRIRLGRWRLPVRSAMIGYLLATSFVPVVGLLIVSLQPLWTARIVWGRLSLSNYTHILFERQMTSDALQNSLMLGMAGATIGMLIAALIALTVRNSPTWLQGPIDGMTVLPAAVPHSVMGVGFLFAFGQGWLNLHGTLAILLIVYLVMYLPQAVRSASAASAQVGRELVEAAAISRASPLTVFRRVQLPLMMPGLVAGWVILFVHCAGELTASALLSASNNPVVGLVLLDLWENGSFPQVAAMSIVVTMTFTIIVLVMLRYCRGGLRR, encoded by the coding sequence GTGGTTGCTCTCAGCACGTTCTTCGTCGTTTATCCGCTTATCATCATCATCAAGCGCGCGTTCTTCGGCGAGTCCGGTCTGGACGTCGAGGGCATTGTCCAACTCATCACCGACCCCGCCGTTGCCGAAGTTATCCTGAATACCATATCCGTAGTAGGTGTGAGCGGCGTGTTCGCGTTGTTGGTCGGCGCTCTCTTCGCCTGGCTGAACGAACGTACTGACGCGGACGCAGGGTGGATATCCGAGCTACTTCCGCTCATTCCGCTGCTTATTCCCACCATCGCCTGCGTCATTGGCTGGGTAACGCTGTTATCCCCTCAAGCCGGGTTGCTCAATGCACTTCTGAGAGACCTCTTCTCGCTGGTGGGTATCAACATTCGTCGAGGCCCTGTCAATATATTCACATACACGGGTTTCGTCTTCGTGATGTTCCTGTACTTGCTCCCATTCTCATATCTCATCATATCGGCGGCGCTGCGCAACCTGGATCCGGCGCTGGAGGAAGCGGCACGGATAACCGGCGCGTCTCCGCTACGCACGTTCTGGAAAGTCACATTGCCGTCGATCAGGCCCGCACTCGCCGCATCGGCCCTTGTCCTGATCATTCAAGGCGTTGCCAATTTCTCCGTACCGATCGTGCTTGGCACAGGCGCGGGCATCGACGTCCTCTCGGTCAGGATCTACCAGCTTCTCTATGCTTATCCGCCAAAGGTCGATCTCGCGATCATCATGAGCCTGTTCATGATGATCACAGCACAGACCGCGTTGATCTTACAGCGCTGGATCTCCTCGTCAGGTCGCTTCGCGACGATCGGCGGCAAAGGCTCAGCGGCCTCACGGATTCGCCTCGGACGGTGGCGGCTTCCCGTGCGCTCGGCGATGATCGGTTATCTCCTCGCAACCTCCTTCGTGCCTGTCGTCGGCTTGCTCATCGTATCGCTCCAGCCTCTGTGGACCGCGCGCATCGTTTGGGGGCGCCTCAGCCTGTCGAACTACACCCATATTCTGTTTGAGCGACAGATGACATCCGACGCGCTCCAGAACAGCCTCATGCTCGGCATGGCCGGCGCAACGATCGGAATGCTGATCGCGGCGTTGATCGCGCTGACCGTGCGCAACAGCCCCACGTGGTTACAGGGACCAATCGATGGCATGACCGTGCTTCCGGCAGCGGTTCCCCATAGTGTCATGGGGGTTGGCTTCCTCTTTGCCTTTGGACAGGGTTGGCTCAATCTTCACGGCACGCTTGCGATCCTGCTAATCGTCTATCTGGTGATGTATCTGCCGCAGGCGGTGCGCTCAGCATCGGCAGCTTCTGCCCAGGTCGGAAGGGAGCTAGTCGAAGCGGCTGCCATTTCACGCGCCTCGCCATTGACAGTTTTCCGACGGGTGCAGTTGCCATTGATGATGCCGGGCCTCGTCGCCGGCTGGGTTATCCTGTTCGTCCATTGCGCCGGAGAGCTGACAGCGTCAGCACTGCTTTCCGCCAGCAATAACCCTGTCGTGGGACTTGTTCTCCTCGATCTCTGGGAGAATGGCTCCTTCCCGCAGGTGGCGGCCATGTCGATCGTGGTGACGATGACATTCACGATTATTGTTTTGGTCATGCTGCGCTACTGCAGGGGTGGACTGAGGCGTTAA
- a CDS encoding GntR family transcriptional regulator: protein MKDNSVYKRAYNACLDTVREVSVGALLGSEPTLAKRLGVSRTTVRAILAALNAAGILSVHGREKRVLRHPRGAAYFPEAETETSSELIERRVKEWLLAGDLRPGDAISSLELSRLFNVSTSGIREYLNRFSRYGLIERRPNASWVFQGFTRDFALELCDIREMFEMRSIHHFTRALRDEHGRRKLEELEKEHRDLLRRIETDFHQFSGLDETFHRAINDASNNRFITEFYEVISLIFHYHLQWAKHDERERNEVALHEHLAIISALKADDGEGLDKAVRTHMRSARETLLRSI, encoded by the coding sequence GTGAAAGACAATTCCGTTTACAAGCGGGCCTACAATGCCTGCCTCGACACCGTGAGAGAGGTTTCTGTCGGCGCGCTCCTGGGGTCCGAGCCGACGCTCGCGAAACGACTGGGCGTAAGCCGCACCACAGTCAGAGCGATACTCGCCGCGCTGAACGCCGCGGGCATCCTCAGTGTGCACGGGCGCGAAAAGCGGGTCTTGCGGCATCCTCGCGGCGCCGCGTATTTCCCCGAGGCGGAGACGGAGACGAGCTCTGAACTCATCGAGCGCCGCGTGAAGGAATGGCTGCTCGCGGGCGATCTTCGGCCTGGAGACGCGATCAGCAGCCTTGAACTCTCCCGGCTTTTCAATGTCTCGACATCCGGGATCCGCGAATACCTGAACCGGTTCAGTCGCTATGGACTGATCGAGCGTCGTCCGAACGCGAGCTGGGTGTTTCAAGGCTTCACGCGAGATTTCGCGCTGGAGCTTTGCGACATTCGAGAAATGTTCGAGATGCGATCCATCCACCATTTCACGCGGGCTCTGCGCGACGAACACGGCCGCCGCAAGCTGGAAGAGCTGGAGAAGGAGCATCGTGATCTATTGCGGAGAATAGAGACCGATTTTCACCAGTTCTCCGGCCTGGACGAGACCTTTCATCGTGCCATCAACGATGCCTCGAACAACCGTTTCATCACGGAATTCTACGAAGTGATATCATTGATTTTCCATTATCATCTGCAATGGGCCAAGCACGACGAGCGGGAGCGCAACGAGGTCGCTCTCCATGAACATCTTGCAATCATCAGCGCGTTGAAAGCAGATGATGGCGAAGGTCTGGACAAGGCAGTGCGAACACATATGCGATCCGCACGCGAAACGCTTCTCCGTTCGATATGA